A genomic segment from Candidatus Latescibacterota bacterium encodes:
- a CDS encoding ferritin family protein, whose translation GDLRASLEMAIYREIGARDFYRFIAETITNPEGVKRFSQLSKDEEGHRTTLESWYQKLFDKEFEPDSGKLLESEIRGFKVEERTSAIEALDIAIEAESRAAEFYGQQAGITSHDEVKKMFLDLAEMETGHYNLLVAERNQLIGGFYWFDMDSSGFMEE comes from the coding sequence ATGGTGATCTCAGAGCTTCGCTGGAAATGGCGATATACAGAGAGATAGGTGCGAGGGATTTTTACAGGTTTATAGCTGAAACTATAACCAATCCCGAGGGTGTCAAGAGATTCAGCCAACTCTCGAAGGATGAGGAAGGCCACAGGACTACTCTCGAATCCTGGTATCAAAAACTGTTCGACAAGGAGTTCGAGCCCGATAGCGGGAAGTTACTTGAATCGGAGATAAGGGGTTTCAAGGTCGAAGAGCGGACGAGCGCAATTGAAGCTCTCGATATCGCTATTGAGGCAGAATCGAGAGCGGCCGAATTTTACGGGCAACAGGCCGGGATTACTTCGCATGACGAGGTAAAGAAAATGTTTCTCGACCTGGCCGAAATGGAGACAGGACATTACAACCTTCTTGTAGCTGAAAGAAATCAGCTCATTGGAGGTTTTTACTGGTTTGATATGGATTCTTCCGGATTCATGGAGGAATGA
- a CDS encoding rubredoxin — translation MKKYRCTICSYIYDPEIGDPDAGIESGTSFEDLPENWVCPECGVGKDMFEEA, via the coding sequence ATGAAGAAGTACAGATGCACGATCTGCAGTTACATATACGACCCGGAGATCGGTGATCCCGACGCAGGCATAGAATCTGGAACGAGTTTTGAGGACCTGCCCGAAAACTGGGTCTGCCCTGAGTGTGGTGTTGGCAAGGATATGTTCGAGGAAGCCTGA